In a genomic window of Neisseria flavescens:
- a CDS encoding GntP family permease, with protein MDGWTQTLSAGTLLGIAAAAILLILVLIVKLRVHALLTLVLVSLLTAIVTGLPMGSIVNDVLVKNFGGTLGSVALLVGLGAMLGRLVETSGGAQSLADALIRIFGENRAPFALGVASLIFGFPIFFDAGLVVMLPIVFATARRMKQTVLPYAMASIGAFSVMHVFLPPHPGPIAASEFYGANIGQLLILGLPVTLITWYFSGYLLGKVLGRSIHVPVPDLISGGMQDNDQPKAPAKASTVVGIMLIPMLLIFLNTGLSTLISEKVVSADEGWVQFGRMIGSTPIALLISVLVALYVLGGKRGEKASALEKTIDGALGPVCSVILITGAGGMFGGVLRASGIGKALADSMADLGIPVLLGCFLVALALRIAQGSATVALTTAAALMAPAVAAAGFSDWQITCMVLATAAGSVGCSHFNDSGFWLVGRLLNMDVPTTLKTWTVNQTLIALIGFALSSVLFVLV; from the coding sequence ATGGATGGATGGACTCAAACGCTGAGTGCCGGTACCTTGCTCGGTATCGCTGCGGCAGCGATTTTACTGATCTTGGTTTTGATTGTAAAACTGCGTGTTCATGCCTTGCTGACGTTGGTATTGGTCAGCTTGCTGACCGCCATCGTAACAGGTCTGCCTATGGGCAGCATTGTTAATGATGTATTGGTTAAAAACTTCGGTGGTACGCTCGGCAGCGTGGCGTTGTTGGTCGGTTTGGGCGCAATGCTCGGCCGTTTGGTGGAAACTTCCGGCGGTGCTCAGTCTTTGGCAGATGCGCTGATTCGGATTTTCGGTGAGAATCGTGCGCCATTTGCTTTAGGCGTGGCTTCTTTGATTTTTGGTTTCCCGATTTTCTTTGATGCCGGCTTAGTGGTGATGTTGCCGATTGTGTTTGCAACGGCACGCCGTATGAAGCAGACAGTTCTGCCATACGCGATGGCGTCTATTGGCGCGTTTTCGGTCATGCACGTCTTCCTGCCGCCTCATCCCGGCCCGATTGCTGCTTCTGAGTTTTATGGTGCAAATATTGGCCAACTGCTGATTTTAGGTTTGCCTGTTACCTTGATTACTTGGTATTTCAGCGGCTATTTATTGGGTAAAGTTTTGGGTCGCAGCATTCATGTGCCCGTTCCTGATCTGATCAGTGGCGGTATGCAAGATAACGACCAACCGAAAGCGCCTGCAAAAGCATCTACCGTTGTTGGTATTATGCTGATTCCTATGCTGTTAATTTTCTTGAATACCGGTTTGTCTACTTTAATCAGTGAGAAAGTCGTCAGCGCAGATGAAGGTTGGGTGCAATTTGGTCGCATGATTGGTTCGACACCGATTGCTTTGCTGATTTCTGTTTTGGTAGCCCTGTATGTATTGGGTGGCAAACGTGGTGAAAAAGCCAGCGCATTGGAGAAAACCATCGATGGCGCATTGGGTCCGGTTTGCTCGGTCATTTTGATTACCGGTGCGGGTGGTATGTTTGGCGGCGTGTTGCGTGCCTCCGGTATCGGTAAGGCTTTGGCAGACAGCATGGCAGACTTGGGTATTCCTGTTTTGCTGGGTTGTTTCTTGGTGGCTTTGGCCTTGCGTATTGCGCAAGGTTCTGCGACCGTTGCATTGACTACCGCTGCTGCGTTGATGGCACCAGCCGTTGCGGCGGCAGGTTTCAGCGATTGGCAGATTACTTGCATGGTATTGGCTACAGCGGCAGGTTCCGTTGGTTGCAGCCACTTTAACGACTCCGGTTTCTGGCTTGTTGGCCGCCTGTTGAATATGGATGTGCCGACGACCTTGAAGACATGGACGGTCAACCAAACACTTATCGCACTCATCGGTTTTGCTTTGTCGTCAGTGTTGTTTGTTTTGGTTTAA
- the tatC gene encoding twin-arginine translocase subunit TatC → MSETQHEQLVQPLIEHLLELRRRMMWIVIGIVVCFLGMMPFAQQLYTFVAEPLMANLPKDTSMIATDVIAPFFVPVKVTLMAAFLLSLPHTLYQVWAFVAPALYQNEKRLITPLVLSSVTLFFVGMAFAYFLVFPVIFKFLAGVTPVGVNMATDIDKYLSFILGMFVAFGTTFEVPVVVVLLAKMGIVSTAQLKNARPYVIVGAFVVAAIITPPDVISQTLLAVPLILLYEAGIWFSRFAKVKTQQEDEDTPQPPAEV, encoded by the coding sequence GTGTCCGAAACTCAACACGAACAACTCGTCCAACCGCTTATCGAGCATCTGCTCGAGCTGCGCCGCCGCATGATGTGGATCGTCATCGGTATCGTCGTCTGCTTTTTGGGTATGATGCCGTTTGCCCAGCAGCTCTATACCTTTGTTGCCGAACCATTAATGGCCAATCTGCCTAAAGATACCAGCATGATTGCGACCGATGTGATCGCGCCGTTTTTTGTGCCGGTCAAGGTTACTCTGATGGCAGCGTTTCTGCTGTCGTTGCCGCACACGCTGTATCAAGTTTGGGCGTTTGTCGCTCCTGCCTTATACCAAAACGAAAAACGTTTGATTACGCCGCTGGTGTTGTCCAGCGTGACGCTTTTCTTCGTTGGGATGGCGTTTGCCTATTTTTTGGTATTCCCAGTGATTTTCAAATTCTTGGCCGGGGTAACTCCTGTCGGTGTCAATATGGCAACCGACATCGACAAATACCTGTCCTTTATTTTGGGCATGTTTGTGGCATTCGGTACAACGTTTGAAGTTCCCGTCGTTGTGGTGTTGCTTGCAAAAATGGGCATTGTTTCGACTGCACAGCTTAAGAATGCGCGTCCGTATGTGATTGTCGGTGCGTTTGTCGTAGCCGCAATCATCACGCCGCCTGATGTGATTTCCCAAACCCTGCTTGCTGTCCCACTGATTCTGCTCTATGAAGCAGGCATTTGGTTCAGCCGCTTTGCCAAAGTGAAAACGCAGCAGGAAGATGAAGATACACCGCAACCACCGGCAGAAGTTTAA
- the tatB gene encoding Sec-independent protein translocase protein TatB, producing MFDFGLGELLLVGVVALIVLGPERLPQAARTAGRLVGKLQGFVNNVKQELNTQAELDELRKVKQEFETAASEFRDGIKDLGNDAQKNLSDISDGLKPWERLPEQKTPADFGVDELGNPLPDLASSSTEHESAIQASDQGGAVQTQELVEAENAESEQDRAWREYLTASVSPAPAVEVSYIESPVADVPPPHTTSLRKQAMSRKRDMRPKFHAKPKLRVRK from the coding sequence ATGTTTGATTTCGGTTTGGGCGAATTGCTGCTTGTCGGCGTTGTCGCCCTGATAGTGCTTGGCCCCGAACGTCTGCCGCAAGCCGCGCGCACGGCCGGGCGTTTGGTCGGCAAATTGCAAGGATTCGTCAATAACGTCAAGCAGGAGCTCAACACTCAGGCTGAGTTGGACGAATTGCGTAAGGTGAAGCAGGAATTTGAAACCGCCGCATCTGAGTTTCGCGACGGTATCAAAGACTTGGGCAACGATGCGCAAAAAAATCTGAGCGATATTTCAGACGGTCTCAAGCCGTGGGAACGCCTGCCCGAACAGAAAACGCCTGCCGATTTCGGAGTGGACGAGTTGGGCAATCCTTTGCCTGATCTGGCTTCAAGCAGCACTGAGCATGAAAGTGCAATCCAAGCCTCTGATCAGGGTGGGGCAGTGCAAACCCAAGAGCTTGTTGAGGCTGAAAATGCCGAGTCCGAGCAAGACCGCGCTTGGCGTGAGTATTTGACGGCTTCGGTTTCACCTGCTCCTGCGGTAGAAGTCAGCTATATCGAATCTCCTGTTGCCGATGTTCCGCCGCCGCATACGACTTCTTTGCGTAAGCAGGCGATGAGCCGCAAACGCGATATGCGCCCGAAATTCCACGCCAAGCCCAAACTGCGTGTCCGTAAGTAA
- the tatA gene encoding Sec-independent protein translocase subunit TatA: protein MGSFSLWHWIIVLIIVVLVFGTKKLRNVGKDLGGAVHDFKQGLNEGTDGKDAKKDEVIEHKKDEDKA, encoded by the coding sequence ATGGGTAGCTTCTCTCTCTGGCACTGGATTATCGTACTGATTATTGTCGTTTTGGTATTTGGTACAAAAAAATTGCGCAACGTCGGCAAAGACCTTGGCGGTGCGGTACATGACTTCAAACAAGGCCTGAACGAAGGTACAGACGGCAAAGATGCCAAAAAAGACGAAGTCATCGAACACAAAAAAGACGAAGACAAAGCATAA
- a CDS encoding histidine triad nucleotide-binding protein yields the protein MDNCIFCKIATKDIPAQTIYEDDEMLCFKDIRPAAPVHLLLIPKVHFDSLAHATAEHQTLLGKMMLKVPQIAHEAGLTDGFKTLINTGKGGGQEVFHLHIHIMGTPA from the coding sequence ATGGATAATTGTATTTTCTGCAAAATCGCAACCAAAGATATTCCGGCACAAACCATTTACGAAGACGATGAGATGCTTTGTTTCAAAGACATCCGTCCCGCCGCGCCGGTGCATCTGCTGCTGATTCCGAAAGTGCACTTCGATTCACTGGCACACGCAACCGCCGAACATCAAACCCTGTTGGGCAAAATGATGTTGAAAGTTCCTCAAATCGCCCATGAGGCAGGTTTGACCGACGGTTTCAAAACCCTGATCAACACAGGCAAAGGCGGCGGACAAGAAGTCTTCCACCTGCATATCCATATCATGGGTACGCCTGCATAA
- a CDS encoding phosphoribosyl-ATP diphosphatase — translation MTDTILTQIQNVIDSRKGGDPDASYVAQLLHKGEDKILKKVIEEAGETLMASKDGGGEHLVYEVADLWFHTMVLLAHHGLRAEDVVNELARRQGLSGLVEKASRKES, via the coding sequence ATGACCGATACTATCCTTACCCAAATTCAAAACGTCATCGATTCGCGCAAAGGCGGCGATCCCGATGCTTCTTATGTCGCCCAACTGCTGCACAAAGGTGAAGACAAGATTCTGAAAAAAGTCATCGAAGAAGCGGGTGAAACCTTGATGGCCTCTAAAGATGGCGGTGGCGAACATTTGGTTTACGAAGTGGCGGATTTGTGGTTTCACACCATGGTTTTATTGGCGCATCATGGCTTGCGTGCCGAAGATGTGGTCAACGAGCTTGCGCGTCGTCAAGGTTTGTCGGGATTAGTGGAAAAAGCTTCTCGCAAAGAATCTTGA
- the hisI gene encoding phosphoribosyl-AMP cyclohydrolase: MSNINETLLNAVKFDEKGLVCAIAQDWQTHRVLMVAWMNAEALQKTVETGFAHYYSRSRQKQWMKGEESGHTQKVHELHLDCDGDAVVMLIEQNGGIACHTGRESCFYKVWQDGAWQTVDAVLKDEEAIYGHKHP, encoded by the coding sequence ATGTCGAACATAAACGAAACGCTGCTGAATGCCGTAAAATTTGATGAAAAAGGTTTGGTTTGCGCGATTGCCCAAGATTGGCAGACACACCGTGTGCTGATGGTTGCCTGGATGAACGCCGAGGCCCTGCAAAAAACCGTAGAAACCGGTTTTGCCCACTATTACAGCCGTTCCCGCCAAAAACAATGGATGAAGGGCGAAGAGTCCGGACATACGCAAAAAGTACATGAATTGCACCTGGATTGCGATGGCGACGCGGTGGTCATGCTGATTGAACAGAACGGTGGCATTGCTTGTCATACTGGGCGCGAAAGCTGTTTTTACAAAGTTTGGCAAGACGGAGCATGGCAGACAGTCGATGCTGTGTTGAAAGATGAAGAAGCAATCTACGGACATAAACATCCTTAA
- the hisF gene encoding imidazole glycerol phosphate synthase subunit HisF, whose amino-acid sequence MALAKRIIPCLDVKDGRVVKGVNFLGLRDAGNPVDVAKRYNDEGADELTFLDITASSDNRDTILHVIEAVASQVFIPLTVGGGVRTVADIRRLLNAGADKASINTAAVTNPDLVNEAAGFFGSQAIVVAVDAKAVNPENTHWEIFTHGGRNPTGLDAVEWAVEMQRRGAGEILLTSMDRDGTKQGFNLPLTRAVSEAVDIPVIASGGVGSVQHLVDGIKEGKADAVLAASIFHFGEASIREAKLAMREAGIEVRL is encoded by the coding sequence ATGGCATTGGCAAAACGAATTATTCCTTGTCTGGATGTAAAAGACGGTCGCGTGGTAAAAGGTGTCAACTTTTTGGGTTTGCGCGATGCAGGTAATCCGGTTGACGTTGCCAAACGCTACAACGATGAAGGCGCGGATGAGTTGACCTTTTTGGATATTACTGCTTCCAGCGACAATCGCGACACTATTTTGCATGTTATTGAGGCAGTCGCTTCACAAGTTTTTATTCCATTGACGGTCGGCGGCGGTGTGCGTACGGTTGCCGATATCCGTCGTCTGCTTAATGCCGGTGCCGATAAGGCCAGCATCAATACGGCCGCTGTAACCAATCCTGATTTGGTAAACGAAGCGGCCGGTTTTTTTGGTTCGCAAGCGATTGTTGTTGCCGTGGATGCCAAAGCGGTCAATCCCGAAAACACCCATTGGGAAATCTTTACCCACGGCGGACGTAATCCGACCGGTTTGGACGCGGTGGAATGGGCTGTCGAAATGCAGCGGCGCGGTGCGGGCGAGATTTTGCTGACCAGTATGGACCGGGACGGTACCAAACAAGGTTTCAACCTGCCTTTGACACGCGCAGTCAGCGAAGCGGTTGATATTCCGGTCATTGCTTCCGGCGGCGTTGGTTCGGTTCAACACTTGGTGGACGGCATTAAAGAAGGAAAGGCAGATGCGGTATTGGCCGCCAGTATTTTCCACTTTGGCGAAGCGAGTATCCGTGAAGCAAAACTGGCCATGCGCGAAGCAGGAATTGAAGTGCGTTTGTGA
- the hisA gene encoding 1-(5-phosphoribosyl)-5-[(5-phosphoribosylamino)methylideneamino]imidazole-4-carboxamide isomerase: MLLIPAIDLKEGRCVRLKQGLMEQATVFSDSPAEMALHWRNQGARRLHLVDLNGAFAGVPQNFPAIKEILAAVAKDIPVQLGGGIRDLGTIEKYLDLGLTDVIIGTAAVKNPEFVREACKAFPGQIIVGLDAKDGMVAIDGWATVTEHHVVDLGKRFEDDGVNSIVYTDIGRDGMMSGVNIEATVKLAQSVNIPIIASGGLTNLDDIHALCAVEKEGVSGAITGRAIYEGSIDFAQAQKLADSLA; the protein is encoded by the coding sequence ATGCTGTTGATACCTGCCATTGATTTGAAAGAAGGACGCTGTGTTCGCTTAAAACAAGGCTTGATGGAGCAGGCGACGGTGTTTTCCGACTCGCCGGCAGAGATGGCGTTGCATTGGCGCAATCAAGGCGCACGCCGTTTGCATTTGGTCGATTTGAACGGCGCATTCGCAGGCGTTCCTCAAAATTTTCCGGCAATTAAAGAAATTTTGGCCGCCGTAGCCAAAGATATTCCGGTACAGCTTGGCGGCGGTATCCGTGATTTGGGAACCATTGAAAAGTATTTGGATTTGGGTCTGACCGATGTGATTATCGGTACGGCTGCGGTAAAAAATCCTGAATTTGTGCGCGAAGCATGTAAGGCCTTTCCGGGGCAGATTATCGTCGGCTTGGATGCCAAAGACGGTATGGTGGCGATAGACGGTTGGGCAACGGTAACGGAGCATCATGTCGTCGATTTAGGCAAGCGTTTTGAAGACGATGGGGTCAACAGCATTGTTTATACCGATATCGGTCGCGACGGCATGATGAGCGGCGTGAATATCGAAGCCACCGTCAAATTGGCCCAATCAGTGAATATTCCGATTATTGCTTCCGGCGGCTTGACGAATTTGGACGATATCCACGCATTGTGTGCCGTTGAAAAAGAGGGTGTGAGCGGTGCGATTACTGGCCGCGCAATTTATGAGGGAAGTATTGATTTCGCACAGGCTCAAAAACTGGCCGATTCTTTGGCTTGA
- the hisH gene encoding imidazole glycerol phosphate synthase subunit HisH, translating to MKVAIVDYGMGNLHSVLKSVQAAQVLSNQNAEVYLTSRPEEVMAADRVIFPGQGAMPDCMSALKASGLGEAVSDGLKNKPFFGICVGAQLLFEHSEEGDTDGLGWFEGQVKRFLPNQTDAQGGRLKVPHMGWNTVRQTRPHPLFQDIGQNEYFYFVHSYYFAPKNEEIVLGVSEYPNEFACIVGKDNVFATQFHTEKSHQAGLLLLRNFLNWQI from the coding sequence ATGAAAGTAGCGATTGTCGATTATGGAATGGGAAACCTGCACTCAGTATTGAAATCTGTTCAGGCGGCGCAGGTTTTGTCCAATCAAAATGCCGAGGTTTATCTGACTTCGCGGCCTGAAGAAGTGATGGCGGCTGATAGGGTTATCTTTCCGGGGCAGGGTGCCATGCCGGATTGTATGTCTGCGCTGAAGGCAAGCGGTTTGGGCGAGGCGGTTTCAGACGGCCTGAAAAACAAGCCGTTTTTTGGAATTTGCGTAGGTGCGCAATTATTGTTTGAACACAGCGAAGAAGGCGATACAGATGGTTTGGGTTGGTTTGAAGGGCAAGTAAAACGGTTTTTGCCCAATCAAACCGATGCGCAAGGAGGCCGTCTGAAAGTGCCGCATATGGGTTGGAATACAGTGCGCCAAACCCGTCCGCATCCTTTATTTCAAGACATTGGGCAGAACGAGTATTTCTATTTTGTTCACAGTTATTATTTTGCGCCGAAAAATGAAGAGATTGTTTTAGGCGTCAGCGAATATCCGAATGAATTTGCCTGCATTGTCGGTAAGGACAATGTGTTTGCCACACAGTTCCATACGGAGAAAAGCCATCAGGCAGGATTGTTACTGCTGCGTAATTTTTTAAATTGGCAGATTTGA
- the hisB gene encoding imidazoleglycerol-phosphate dehydratase HisB, whose protein sequence is MNKAQLHLTNFLLLVEEAGSLTKLARACGYENSASLSQLKRRLEQQAGDESARGIRPSLAAKLESGMHKRKGWLNRDHSKDQEKAAAVEAARLEKQTVEAVEAGVSTEGRFVTVTRNTCETQITVSLNLDGTGKYRLDTGVPFLEHMLAQVARHGLIDLDITCKGDLHIDDHHTVEDIGIVLGQALKQALGNKAGITRYGHAYVPLDEALSRVVIDLSGRPGLVYNIDFTRALIGRFDVDLFEEFFHGLVNHSMMTLHIDNLSGRNAHHQAETVFKAFGRALRMAVEYDPRMMGQTPSTKGTLSEESVQEEAERI, encoded by the coding sequence ATGAACAAAGCTCAATTGCATTTGACCAATTTTCTGTTACTGGTTGAAGAAGCCGGCTCATTGACCAAGCTTGCACGTGCTTGCGGTTATGAAAACTCCGCCTCTTTGTCTCAGCTCAAACGCCGTTTGGAACAACAAGCAGGCGATGAGTCTGCACGCGGCATTCGTCCGAGCCTGGCTGCGAAGTTGGAATCCGGTATGCACAAACGCAAAGGCTGGCTGAACCGTGACCACAGCAAAGATCAAGAAAAAGCAGCAGCGGTTGAAGCCGCGCGTTTGGAAAAACAAACTGTCGAAGCAGTCGAAGCTGGTGTTTCAACCGAAGGCCGTTTTGTTACCGTTACCCGCAATACCTGCGAAACCCAAATTACCGTCAGCCTCAATCTTGACGGTACCGGCAAATACCGCTTGGATACCGGCGTTCCTTTCCTTGAACACATGCTTGCCCAAGTGGCGCGTCATGGTTTGATTGACTTGGATATTACCTGCAAAGGCGATTTGCACATTGACGACCATCACACGGTTGAAGACATCGGTATCGTATTGGGTCAGGCACTGAAACAAGCACTTGGCAATAAAGCCGGCATTACCCGTTATGGCCATGCCTATGTTCCGCTGGATGAAGCGTTGAGCCGTGTAGTCATCGACCTTTCCGGCCGCCCTGGCTTGGTGTACAACATCGACTTTACCCGCGCCCTGATCGGTCGTTTTGATGTTGATTTGTTTGAAGAATTTTTCCACGGCCTTGTGAACCACAGCATGATGACCTTGCATATCGATAACTTGAGCGGCCGTAATGCACATCATCAAGCCGAGACCGTTTTCAAAGCCTTCGGTCGCGCCTTGCGCATGGCGGTCGAATACGATCCGCGCATGATGGGTCAAACGCCTTCTACCAAAGGCACGCTGAGCGAAGAGTCTGTTCAGGAAGAAGCCGAACGCATCTGA